The stretch of DNA ACTTAATACCAGCCCCAAGATTAAATTTTTAAGTCAATGAAAATCCGTTATATAGTAAGTGCACCTCAAACATGGGCGTGTTTGAATCTattagtttccttatctgtatgACTCCTGGTTCTCACATTCCTTTCATAATCTGGGCCTCCAAGTCCTCTCCCATATATTCAGTTTCAAAAGTTGTGTGCCCAGGGGAAATATCTCTACCTGAAGGACAGACCCTGTCTGATCCCAGGGCCTGTCTTCcgaaaggaaaaacagagtacAGCAAGTGGGTGATGGAGGAACAGGTGGCTGAGCCCCAGccctctgccccacccctccGCCCTCCGTGGGGCACCAGCTCCCACAGCTCTCTGCCAGGCACCTCCGTGTTGTCCTAAGAGTCCTCCCATGTCTCCATGGTCCCCAGCCCCTGGGTGCTGTGTGCTGCCCTGAACTGCAGTCTCCTGCTGGGCACCTGCTGCAAGCATCCTGGGCACCCTGCCACCATGGGCAGGCTTCTCCCTGGGGAGCCGCACGCAACAGCTGGCCAGTGCAGGTGCTACAGGCTGCCCCTCAGCCTGCAGGAGAAGTGTGTGGGCTGAGAGAGCCAGTGAGCATGCTTAGGGTTTTGCAACTGCTCAGGTGGACTCTTGCATGATACTTGAGGCCACAAGTGTGTTATTGGTGTCCCTGGGCTGCCATTGCAGTGCCAACAGTGGGCCAGGGTGTTGGATGGGAGGTTGGGGACCATGGTGGCCGGTGGATTACAGCTTTGGGCAGCTGCCAGCTGGCCCCGACTTGTGGCTGACTCCACCTCCATTTGGCCGTCTCTTTGGCGGGTGCCCAGGCCCATGATGCTTTCTAAGGACATTTGTGATTATACTAAAGTCCCTTCCAGAGACCTGGAGTAACCTTCCCGAATCAAGCTCCGTGGTCACATCTGCCAACTCCCTTTTGCCAGGAAGTAACCCTTGTAGGACCTGGGGCCTTGGTTCTGCCTGCCACAGTCTCTCTCCAAATGTCGGAGAGGCATCCTCCCATGACCTACGGGGGGGCAGCTTCCATAGTCCTGTCTGCAAGGCAGTCCCTTGAGGTGGGCGTTGCTGCATCCCCGGCAGGGTGAGCTTACTTGCGCTTGGGCAAGGATCTTATCCAGCCAGTCTGGCTGTGGAGGATGTAACCTTGGCCCCTGGACTTCTGCCTGCATGGGCTAGCTGTGTTGAATACAAACAGCTGAAAAATTTGAAGACTAAGAAGGCTCAGTGGAGAAGgggaaaaagaggagaggaggaaaaggaagagaaggttTGGGGACAGAGGAGTGCCCTGCACTTATCCTGGGACTCCAGCCCCGTGCGAACCTCCAGAAAGTTGTTCTCGTTTTAAAGAAGGCTAGTGGGTCCCCGCCTTGTGTCCAGCGCTCCTGCTGCCTGCTATCTTCCTGCCCACTCATGCTCCTGTGCCCCATTACTGCAGGACATGAGAGTTACGTCACCTTCTGCCAACTGGAAGACGAAGCTGCCTTCACATGCAGTGCCGACTGCACCATCCGGAGGTGGGATGCGTTCACGGGGCAGTGCCTGCAGGTGTACCGAGGCCACACGTCCATCGTGAACAGGTCGGCCCGCCCTGGGGTCTGGGCCCCTGGGATGTTGAGGGAGGGCGCAGTGGAGGGTCCCAGTCTTTGAATTCTCTGGGCAAGTGACTGTGTGGATAGCACGCAGGGATGGAAGACCTAAAACCGAAGTGGCTCCAGGCCCAGAAGTGCCATCCGCGCGGGGATGCAAGGAGGGTTGGGAAGAGGAGGCACCCACATACATCCCTCTCCCCGTGGGGGGCCTGGCAGCTCTAGTGCCCTGTGCTGGGTGCAGCGAAGGCCATTGGAGCCCACAATGCCTTctgctggggcaggtgttggaGAAAGTCGCTGAACTCATTCTTGAGGTCAGACCAAAAGTTGCAGGAGGGGGAAACAGATGTGTTCTAAGGCAGGGGTAAGGGCATTCCGATGGGCGTGCCAACACTCTTTGAAGTTGGAGGCTGCTCTGCAATGCGGGCAAGCAGTAGTTTGCTGGGCTGAGTCAGGACTGCCCACACAGCAGGTTCCTCCTCGCTTTCCCACCACCACTGAAGGCCCTCACCCTGCTGTGTGCCTGGGGTCCCGCCAGGGCTTGCGGCTAAAGCTGCAGGGGAACTGGTTGGCGGTTAGCTGGCAGCCGACTACCATCCTACCTGAATGGGTCTGCCTGGGtgccagccctcccctcccccatggagGCACCGAGGTTGCATTCTTGGAGGCAGGAGGGACTTCCAGGGGTTCCCTTGGCCCCTTAGCTCCTCAGCCTCTCAGCCCCTTAACAGCCCCacagcccctcagcccctcaggTGCAGGCCAGGTCAGTATGGGGAGGAATCACAGTAGGGGAGTCAGGGCGACTTCTTGGAGGTGGAATGCTCCCAGCTGGACCTTGGAAGTGGAGGATGCTGGGCAGGAAGAGGCTACTGCAGAGGCGCAACTGAGGCTGGTCCATTGGGAGCCAGGGTGGAGCCTGGGGGCCCTGATCCCACCCCTCTCCACCCCTAGGATCCTGGTTATCAACAACCTGCTCTTCAGCAGCTCCTACGACCGCACAGCTCGCGTCTGGACTGTGGACAAAGGCCAGGTGTCGCAGGAGTTCCGGGGCCACCGCAACTGCGTGCTAACACTCGCCTACTCCGCCCCCTGGGACCCCCCCAGGGCTCCTTGTGCCGAGGAGGAGGTGGCGGCACTGGCGGCCGGTGGGCTGCTGGTCACGGGCAGCACGGATGGCACGGCCAAGGTGTGGCAGGTGGCCAGCGGCTGCTGTCACCAGACGCTGCGGGGCCACACGGGTGCGGTGCTGTGCCTGGTGCTGGACGCACCTGGCCACACGGCCTTCACGGGCAGCACGGACAGCACGGTCCGCGCCTGGGACATCCTGAGCGGGGAACAGCTGCGAGTGTTCCGGGAGCACCAAGGCTCCGTCATTTGCCTAGAGGTGAGAGCCGCCTGGTCCTGCCCCCAGCCTGCTTCTCTCTTATGTGGCTGGGTCAGGTGGCAAGATGACAAAGTAACCAGACTTGAGTTCActtgggctcactccccaaccGGCCACAAACTGGCCTgggctgagtcagtctgaagccaggagcttcttctgtgcctcccacctgggtgcaggggtccaagcagttgggccatcctcctctggtttccctggagcattagcaggcagctggattagaagtggaacagccaggttttgaactggtgcccatatgggatgcagatgttgcagatggtagcttaaagtgctgtgtcacaatgctggtcaTGACATGTGCGGGTTTGGGAAAGGGATAGGACTTCAGACATGAGTTTAGGGTAGCAGGAGtcagctcccggctcccagctttggaatcTGTGagagggggctgggcaggctgactACTTCCCCTGGTTTGTCTTTGCACTGTCAGGTTGATGTCCCCCTGAGCTCAGTGCTCAGTCCCTGGAGTCTTAAACCAACAGACTGGGGCTCTAGGGGTGAGGGACAGAAGGAGTGAGGCAAGGCTTGTTCTCCTGCTGGGCTGGAGTGGCCCCCAGTCCCATGGGGGCCCTGGAGCAACCTAGTGTCCCCAGGATACTAGGCAGCTCATGCTTGCCTCATTTCTATCTCAGGTCCTCTCAAGGACGCTGCCATGGGAGAGATGCCAGGCA from Ochotona princeps isolate mOchPri1 chromosome 25, mOchPri1.hap1, whole genome shotgun sequence encodes:
- the WDR86 gene encoding WD repeat-containing protein 86, with protein sequence MGGGGSALRVCTDHRGGINWLSLSPDGQRLLTGSEDGTARLWSTTDGQCCALLQGHESYVTFCQLEDEAAFTCSADCTIRRWDAFTGQCLQVYRGHTSIVNRILVINNLLFSSSYDRTARVWTVDKGQVSQEFRGHRNCVLTLAYSAPWDPPRAPCAEEEVAALAAGGLLVTGSTDGTAKVWQVASGCCHQTLRGHTGAVLCLVLDAPGHTAFTGSTDSTVRAWDILSGEQLRVFREHQGSVICLELVDGLVYSGSADRTVKCWQADSGEHVRTFSAHRHSVSTLKYHAGTLFTGSGDACARAFDAQTGVLQKVFRGHAFVINCLQVHGQVLYTASHDGALRLWDVRGLGSPRAPPPRHTSKRSLSRLFSNKVGCAAAPLQPA